The proteins below come from a single Ktedonobacteraceae bacterium genomic window:
- a CDS encoding S53 family peptidase, whose translation MKHITSSQPQGHFVRVSFALAIALSLISVFAGTGPVSASSSPPKHKSFSINYHGHPARLYEPNSTTPPTDAQCRQQYGIPCYSPQEMRTAYDLNPILNAGYDGTGQTIIIIDSFGSPTIKSDLKTFDAGYGLPDPPSFKILHPVGSVPFNPNDGTMVSWAVETSLDVEWAHAMAPGANIVLMTSPVAETQGVMGMPKFLHLEKYALDHHLGNIISQSWATTENTLFANKAGKIVLKDFEAFYQQAAQDNVTVFASSGDTGVANPDVNGQIYPFPTVNFPASSPYVTAVGGTSLYADTQGNYQSENGWSGSGGGISQYFAEPDYEVNYLPPSIQSQLNNHRGLPDISYNADPSTSILYYASFIPGQSGYYFVGGTSEGSPQWAGIIADANDFAGYPLGFLNPKLYALGAGSQYNTLYHDILVGNNSNDGIQGYNCGPGWDFVTGWGTLDAAQLIHALVGK comes from the coding sequence TTGAAACACATTACTAGCAGCCAGCCACAAGGCCACTTTGTAAGAGTATCATTTGCTCTGGCTATCGCCCTCAGCCTCATCTCTGTCTTTGCCGGTACTGGCCCCGTGTCGGCATCCAGCAGCCCGCCGAAACACAAATCGTTCTCGATCAACTATCATGGACACCCGGCCAGACTCTATGAACCGAATTCGACAACCCCGCCTACCGATGCCCAGTGCCGCCAGCAATACGGTATACCTTGCTACAGTCCGCAGGAAATGCGCACGGCATACGACCTGAATCCCATCCTGAACGCGGGCTATGATGGGACCGGCCAGACCATTATCATCATCGACTCCTTCGGTAGCCCCACCATAAAGAGTGATTTGAAGACCTTTGATGCCGGCTATGGCCTGCCAGACCCTCCCTCATTCAAAATACTTCATCCGGTTGGCTCAGTACCTTTCAATCCCAATGATGGCACGATGGTCTCCTGGGCCGTTGAGACTTCGCTCGATGTCGAATGGGCCCATGCCATGGCTCCTGGCGCCAACATTGTACTCATGACCAGCCCCGTAGCGGAGACGCAGGGTGTAATGGGTATGCCCAAATTCTTGCACCTGGAAAAATATGCCCTCGATCATCACCTGGGCAATATTATCTCGCAAAGCTGGGCTACGACTGAAAACACCCTCTTCGCGAATAAGGCCGGTAAAATAGTGCTGAAGGACTTCGAGGCCTTCTACCAGCAGGCCGCGCAGGACAACGTCACCGTTTTTGCCTCCTCCGGCGATACCGGTGTGGCTAATCCCGATGTCAACGGGCAGATTTACCCTTTCCCTACCGTCAATTTTCCCGCGTCATCTCCCTATGTCACAGCCGTCGGCGGCACCAGCCTCTATGCCGACACACAGGGCAACTACCAGTCCGAAAATGGCTGGAGCGGCTCCGGCGGGGGCATCAGCCAGTACTTCGCCGAACCTGACTACGAGGTGAACTACCTGCCCCCATCCATCCAAAGCCAGTTGAACAACCATCGCGGCCTGCCCGACATCTCCTACAACGCCGACCCCAGCACCTCCATTTTGTATTACGCCAGTTTCATACCGGGTCAGTCCGGCTACTACTTCGTCGGTGGCACCAGCGAAGGCTCACCCCAGTGGGCCGGCATCATTGCCGATGCCAACGACTTTGCCGGATATCCCCTCGGCTTCTTGAATCCGAAGTTATATGCCCTGGGAGCCGGTTCGCAGTACAATACTCTCTACCACGACATTCTGGTAGGTAATAATAGTAACGATGGCATTCAGGGCTACAACTGTGGCCCCGGTTGGGACTTTGTTACCGGCTGGGGAACCCTCGATGCCGCGCAGCTTATTCATGCCCTCGTCGGAAAATAG